The following DNA comes from Vespa velutina chromosome 11, iVesVel2.1, whole genome shotgun sequence.
TGAGTCATGGATTTTCGTTTGCGCAAAAGCAATTGCTACAAATGAATTCTTGAGAGATATTAAAAGTGATCGTATATCATTAATGCCGTCGACAAGTTATCCtcagatataattatttcatgttTAATCATAGATTTGAAAACCATAGATCTGTtaggtattatatattataagggaattataagtaatttaattcttttccaGCACCGATTGTCTTCGTTTTCATTAGTCCACGATCAATTGTGTAAATAATACGTACTGTGTAaagcattaaaatatttacttcttgatttatatatttattatagttaagaaaacattttatgATAGTTGTAAACATTTTATGATATCTCATGATAATGAACTTAGAGGTGCACaatcttacaaaaaaaaaaaaaaaaaaaaaaaaaaaaaaaaaaaaaaaaaaaaaaaaaaaaaaaaaaaaaaaaaaaaaaaaaaaaaaaaaaaaaaaaagcgattaaatcattttgaaataatttgaaagaaaatgaaaaaactatTGAAGTTatctaatgataaaatattcgttcgattattATGAATCTACAATATAGAAaggtataaaattatttgaatccTTCGAAGAAAACatatggaatttttttttttttttttttttttttttttttttcaaagaaaatcatcAATACtgaaattatcaaaagtatcTTCTATAATACATGgacaattaattcattttttatctattatcttttatacatGCTTATTTACACGTATCTAGCAATAAAATCTATAGAATAATtagaatctttattaaaacTCTCTATctcaaaagaatatatatatatatatatatatatatatatatatatatatatatataaaatatgtatattaagaggggaaaaaaacagGATTAGGCttcttaacaataatatttcttgaGCACTTGGTGCATAGATAAAAACCAAATAAATAAGTCGTACACTTtcttaagtaaaaaaagaagaaaaaaaaatatttagaattcaataataagatattacacgtcatattattaaaatacttaattgattatttgaaAGATTGTGTACCTCTACGTCCataaataatcaatcaatcaatcaatcattaTAGCTATTGTGAAATTGATCTTGCTTTTATGTTCTTGGCTCATTAGATTATGCGATTgctgatataataataaaagattcatTTAAATCGTGTGGGtaggtaaataaaaatttatctttcgagaaagagagtgcgagagaaagagaaagagagagagagcgagagagagagagagagagagagagagaatattccttcgataattttttctgccagaatttaaattagaaatgaaaaagaagcgAAGCTCGTATATTATCTTGAAATAATCGTGTCTTTGCGACTTTTTGGCGCTTTGACGCAAGAATCGCGATCTGTGATATTCTTAAGCATTCCTTATTAAACAAATTCGACGGTCCGATCGTCGTGCGACGAGTTCAGGAAtgaatttcaaaaaagaaaaaaagaaaaaaagaaataaaatcaattaaaaagaacaaaaaaaaattatatatatatatatatatatatatatatatatatatatatatatataaataggagACACATTAGTATTTCGATCGTCTTTAAACATACGTAGAACTCGTTTTCGTGCACGGGATTCGGCCCACACTTCAAACATAACCTTCAAATCGTAAGCATGTTTTCGCATTACTGAAACACCGTTGTAAAGATAAATGGCTGATAAAACTCATGatgcaaataaatatgatttatatattagtgCTTTTCTCAAAATATCATTCAATACATCATTGACGTAcgatgactttttttttttcttttttttttttttttcatatataatataaatgtaaaaatatttcattttattatttgaactGCAAGTTTAATTGAATGATTAGAGGTTacttaatatcaatataatatgattaattaattcttatatcggtcaatattttttttttcttatttaaaaaacgaaaaaaaaaagaaaagggaataaaataattagctTATTCgttataacaaataatgtaattaatttatttgttaaaataataatcaatgatataaacaattatttgaatataaatgcagttaaaaaagatcatatatatatatgaaagataatatgttataaagatatttgaaCTATGTTATTTCAAATTTGGCGCCgtttagtttaaaaaaaaaaaaaaaacaccctGAGTGAAATTGACGCACCGTCTAATTACGAATATTAGAAACATTCGATTAAAATCTATAACGATATTGATTTCGATTATCGAAACGAGATTCCCAAAAGAATATCTATCACGACGAACTGTCCGAGACGAAAGCGAGTTTTTTTCTGTggggaaaaatagaaaaaaaaaagaaaagtaaaaagaacgataatcaAGATTCATATCTTGggataattttcttcgttaaaaaaaaaaaaaaaaataaaagaaaaaagaaaaaaaaaagaaagaaaaaaatcacttttttttatatatatataatatatactggATATTTTTTGAACAACAATAGTGAACATTtgcaagtataaaaataaatttggatAATTCGTCATAACCTCTTATAACTCAAAGATATTTCTAACGGAACGAACACtcatatgtttaatatttctttgattgataataataaatctcgaCAGATCTGTCGAGTTAACGTTTCATTTTGGAAATGAAttcgataatcgatcgaaacgtACCACCTGATATTTTACAATGCCACCTAGGCCAATTCAATGCTCGTTTAGGATTATCTGGATAATGACACAGGtaagatttattaatagatatattaaatatattatttatatatttaaaaagaaataaaggaagaaaaaagaattattccaTTTTATGTTTAACGTACATATAATggatacgatatatttttaatatttattaacgtcatattaaattcatcatttcaaatttattatttttatataatataggtGATCGTTAATTTATTAAGTCCATACACTACGTTGTTACAATTTTCTACGTATGGATCGTCGATCGATGATCATCAATTCCCATATTTACATCCATCCGAAAATCCTGATTGTCAATTTCGTGTATCTAAGCGTGAATTTTATGATCAAACTATTCAATATCAACGAAGATTTCCAATTGATCGAGAACCGTCGATCGAGATCAGAGCGATATTAGTTCGTTGTTCTGAACCATCCAAAGAAAtgtaagataattattatatataacgaatGTTTGATtcgtataatgaaataaaaaaaaaaattctttttctttttttatcttccatatatttacgatttaGATTCAATGAACGTGCAggaatgaattatattaataaaaatgaaacgttCTATGAGAATTTCGAGACATCGTCAGATcgtgaacaaataaataattgtcgtCGAAAGTTGATCATAacgttgaaattaaataacattggaaaggtatttatttatttgtatcattgatgaatatttatatatatatattatttttgttttttttttttgtttttttgttttcattataaataaatcgttttgcgtaacttataaaaatttacattgtATTGATTTgatacaagaaaatattacgatgatgttcgttcattcttttcatatattaaaggataaaaaatttttaattatgtcagACTAGAACAGAGGAAGAATACATAGTAGTCAGTCATGCTTTAGATCCGATTACAATGCAGAAATCACGTTTGCAGAATCCTTATGTTATTAAAGTTCGCCAGGAGTCGGTATTACAATTGTACGGCTTGAAATTTGAAAaggtaaggataataataataataataataataataataataataataggtttttgttaattaaaagacACTTtgttcaattatattaaattaattagttaTTTGATCttaacgaattaataaaaattatttcaataacgtAAACGATTTCGTTGATAAtttaggaaaaggaaagaaagattatttatgatttttcaatatagAATATGAtcgtaatgataatatataaattttttcgttttacgataaaatcgtaaagataatttgtgatttttaaatttacaatcgAACGATGGAgaatctatattttctttttttctttattttttttctttcttttttccttattttttttctttttctttttctttttctttctttttttttttttttttttaatacaataaaagGTTGTCAATGCCGAAGCAAAGGAGCAGATTATTAACAATCAACATGTTAATTATACGGGATGTAACGATGGTATAGAAAATCCTACATGTGGtcttatatatgaaaatggaAATCTTGTTCCTTTTAGTCAGGTAAGAATCcataaatatgatttaattaattaaatattacataattaattgtaataccGGTATTATTGGTTATACTTTTGAAAATAGTAAActatcaaattataaatttcatatttctagTGTTCAACAAAGTTCTAGTGTCCAAAGTATTAAGATTAATgttaattgcaataatataaagatacatacattttttatagaataacataaaaatatatgaggaCACTCTGtgcaatacaataataataataataataataataatagtaataataatagtaataataataataataatattttattgccATTAGAAactaacaaaaagaaaaaaaaattcctgaaaaatggaaaacgtatttaattgattttatcatttgtttatttaaaaatttcataaaaataacccattatataaaaggaataaaaaatgatagatattGAAcgcgaaataagaaaattttcaattgtcaaattgaatttaattcgttATAAAATTCTGAAAAATTTGATCTATCTTCTCGATTATAGGGATTCTGTTGTTCGTGCCATTCCAAAGCGAATGGATCGCGTCAGACGAGAAAAGAATTGAACGAATCAGttggaaatttttcttcgaagataGAGACGAAAGACAAAAGGAGTGTAAACAGATCGAGCAACAGGTCGACGACGTTTCGTAATGCATACGAACAATCCTTCAATGATTCCAAATTATCAGCTGTTGCACGTACCGATAGAACggaaagaatgaaggaaggtCATTTGATATACAGCAGTAGACGATTGAAACAGAATAATGTCGGTAATAATGTATCGAGTGTCGATAATGAAGGTAACAAcatcgataatgaaaaaattaacgtcggtaagaaagatattaatgtcgataatagaaatataattgcaaataatacgaatatcaATGTCGATAATGTAGATATctatgaaagaaacgaagataaaaatagatcgaagaataacttaataataaaatcagatCTGATTAAAAATGAGAATATCGAGGACACGACATCGGCATTAATAagaactattttattttctccaaaAATGCAAAGCAAAGGAAAAATCGAGCCGTATATCGATAGTATTAAAGATCAAGCGATAAGAGAATCAAGGAATTTAAATGAGAGTTATAATAGAGCGtcaattaattcgaaaaatatcgtCGACGAATCTCGTATTATAGTCTCGGATGGtttaaattcgaaaaattacgAGGATCGTATCGACGACATCGGCAAAAGCAaacgtaaaaatttaatagacGAACTGACCGAATTGGAAAAGGCATACGATGCTCttaagaaaatgagaaaagataaaaggacgAATCGTAGTACGAGAAATGTAGAATtgacacgatatatatataaaaattcgaaaagaaatgaattcgtTGACAATAACatcgaaatgaaaacgaaTGGATTCTCAATGCATTCGACTATAGAAAATCCTATGTATATGCGAACAAATGGTAAAGGGACGAAGGATTGTTtcgatttaagaaaaaatgacgatgaaatgagaaaaaagaaaaaggaagatgaaggGAAATCAAATTCCAGGAGGTCTACGTGTTTGCTTGCTTCTTCGAGATTGAAGCAGTTTCCAAGACGATCGTTTCGAACTTTCAAGAAGATTTATGAAGATCAATCGCGCGATATTGAAGTTCCgaggaaaatgaaattcaCTGGGTACTTTACTACAGAGAATGTTTCGATTAGTAGTATCGCTAAaacgacgaaaacgaaaatgaaaacgacgacgacgacgacgacaacgacgacgacgactatgactacgacgacgatgactacgacaacgacgtcgacgtcgataTCGAACAAATCAAAGACTAATAATGTTCTCTCGGTCCTTTCATCCAACTCAACCGTTAACAAGTCTGCGAACTCTTCGTTTAATTCCTATGAAAACTACGTGTTTGCACTTTTAACGAGCCTCTTGACAACGGACGAGGATATATCGATTAAtccgaataaaaatattaacgtgaTAAATTATAACTTTGACGATAATCCAACGATcgttaataaacaatataatagtTCTAACAACGAAGGAAGTATAaaggataatgataaattatttatatttgcacAAAAACATagtaatattacgatattgATCGATAGATATAAAAGATCATCAAAGCGTTTTGATAGatctaagaaaatttatcgaaataaattgaaagataaaCGAATAGGTATTTGtcgaaaggataataattttcatataaagaaaaataattttctatcgaaGAAATCTATCGCGTTGATGAACGACGACAAATATTTGACAAAAATACCTTTTAATACGTCTGATGTTAAAAACGATACGCGAGATatgattcaaatatttttagatgaatcgttcgatcatgtcgatgataaatatttcaattcggCTATAGATATCAATTCTACGGACAATCCATttttaaagaaggaaaattctcatgataataatatcgataaaactaTCGAAGAGAAATTTGATCGAATAAAGAAAGTTTTGAAAGAGGAAGCTTCGGACCAATCGAAACATTTACCtaatgaaacattaaaaaatattgaaattcaaaataataataataataataataataataataacaaaagcaACGATAAAATGATGAAATCAAATGTTTCCgaagatattaacgaaaagaattgtataaatgatattaggaaaaaaatcgtaattgttaatattccAATAGTAAAGTTTTCAAATACTAATGTTGAGAAGTTCAAAGACAATAGACTTCCCTTAAACAAAGTAATACCTTCAAATAAATCCTCTTTCTCGTTGAATCCGGTAAATGGAGTGGAGAAGTCCACGGAGAGAGCTCAAGAATCCAGATATCGTACAAACGTTCAACCGAGTGCCTGGAAAGCGAGGCAAATCTCTGATCTGATTATAAGTCGTTCTCGTTTAAATAGTACGACCGTTGGTAATCCAAGAAGAAATGTTGTCCCTTATCTCGATCTAGACGATGCTAAGATCGccttaaagaagataaattcgTCAGGTGGTAAAAACTTGGCGTTAATTTATCAAACGGccgataaaagtaaaatatttataaatgaacgaaACAATATCATTCGTGATCTTcgtcgaaataatttaatatatgacaataataaattattgaataaaaatattaagaatgaTCGTAGAAGTACcaaagatattatattctatgattataattttgataacgACGACAAAGACAACAAAGACGATTACGAcgatatcgatgataaatatttgcaCGATCATGGACGATCTATAagacgattattatcgatcgatcgttcgaacaaTAATTTACGTGGCATGAAACATTCCTTAGAATATGACGAACCACAAAGTTTTGAATACgaagattataattatcaacaAACCACTCtagggagggagaaggaggatcGTGATGATCGTTTAAATGAAATGATCGATCTAAATACTGTTACCTCGTTGAAACAAAGAATTTCTATGAACGATGAATTATACGAGAGTTCCAATGATCATAAAAGCATTATGAATGCTGACAAATATATCAAACATATGGCCAGGGTGATAGCGAATCGTAGCAATTCACATTCTAaattgaatagaaataaaatttacaatgaCGAGTTAAAGGTTGTTAAGAAAAATGTCATTGATCTTCCGATTTATTCGAAACGCGATTATTATCTCAATTATAATCCTGAAAGATCAAACGACGttagaaaaatacgaaagaattttgattttaattcggAAAATTCCAACGACGAATTAACcttaaatcaaaatcaaaagtaCGAAGATCAGATATCCTCGTTcgacaataataatcgaatatatcaaacagaaaataatttgagATACAACGATCAATCTCGTTCGAAACAATCAAGATCGTCTTTCGAAACTTTGGAAAATGATTCGATCGATCCGAAACAAATAGGATACGATGTTAATGATCAAAAAAATGAAGACATTGATATTTCTGTTAATGGTAATATTCACGTTGAAGGTGGTATTAATGGACGTCCAATATCAATTGCTTTCGTTGCTGTACCTGACGTCGAATCGGACGTAGATATGATAAACAATGATAGTTATTTCAATGAGCAAAATTCTAATTTGAATGAGATCAATGATCGAAAAGATTCACCATTCAATATCGAATCTAACGTGTTATCTAAGGACAACGATAGAAcggatcaatttttaataaacaacgacaacgatcaaaaatttaacgagccaaataataacaatatatattcttcgttggaatcaaaaaataattttgacgaTGACAGTTATAAACTCGAAAGACTTCCTAACGATCAGGGTAAGCCTGatcaaaaactttttatatttgatccaaaaaatgcaattttcaatgaaaattccGTATCATCGATcgaggaagaaaatgataattattattcggaTTATTCGGATGATGATAATCCTGAACTTTCGAGAGAGATCAATTTGgctagagagaaaaaggaggcaGAAAATTATCAAGAA
Coding sequences within:
- the LOC124952954 gene encoding uncharacterized protein LOC124952954 encodes the protein MPPRPIQCSFRIIWIMTQVIVNLLSPYTTLLQFSTYGSSIDDHQFPYLHPSENPDCQFRVSKREFYDQTIQYQRRFPIDREPSIEIRAILVRCSEPSKEM
- the LOC124953099 gene encoding putative uncharacterized protein DDB_G0282133, whose product is MNYINKNETFYENFETSSDREQINNCRRKKYYDDTRTEEEYIVVSHALDPITMQKSRLQNPYVIKVRQESVLQLYGLKFEKVVNAEAKEQIINNQHVNYTGCNDGIENPTCGLIYENGNLVPFSQGFCCSCHSKANGSRQTRKELNESVGNFSSKIETKDKRSVNRSSNRSTTFRNAYEQSFNDSKLSAVARTDRTERMKEGHLIYSSRRLKQNNVDLIKNENIEDTTSALIRTILFSPKMQSKGKIEPYIDSIKDQAIRESRNLNESYNRASINSKNIVDESRIIVSDGLNSKNYEDRIDDIGKSKRKNLIDELTELEKAYDALKKMRKDKRTNRSTRNVELTRYIYKNSKRNEFVDNNIEMKTNGFSMHSTIENPILLTTDEDISINPNKNINVINYNFDDNPTIVNKQYNSSNNEGSIKDNDKLFIFAQKHSNITILIDRYKRSSKRFDRSKKIYRNKLKDKRIVKFSNTNVEKFKDNRLPLNKVIPSNKSSFSLNPVNGVEKSTERAQESRYRTNVQPSAWKARQISDLIISRSRLNSTTVGNPRRNVVPYLDLDDAKIALKKINSSGGKNLALIYQTADKNNKDDYDDIDDKYLHDHGRSIRRLLSIDRSNNNLRGMKHSLEYDEPQSFEYEDYNYQQTTLGREKEDRDDRLNEMIDLNTVTSLKQRISMNDELYESSNDHKSIMNADKYIKHMARVIANRSNSHSKLNRNKIYNDELKVVKKNVIDLPIYSKRDYYLNYNPERSNDVRKIRKNFDFNSENSNDELTLNQNQKYEDQISSFDNNNRIYQTENNLRYNDQSRSKQSRSSFETLENDSIDPKQIGYDVNDQKNEDIDISVNGNIHVEGGINGRPISIAFVAVPDVESDVDMINNDSYFNEQNSNLNEINDRKDSPFNIESNVSNDNKTTSNIDLTTSIIFTVMVDTTTPESIEKSQDQKEYSIETTKISKITEYY